The following proteins are co-located in the Melanotaenia boesemani isolate fMelBoe1 chromosome 5, fMelBoe1.pri, whole genome shotgun sequence genome:
- the LOC121639402 gene encoding uncharacterized protein LOC121639402, whose amino-acid sequence MVRGVFGVFLDITLLFLMACSASGLLLMDQRRDAEDDQGLNKAILEMLHINKVSASHQAKAHPYMRRIYQHLDSLEAQDFGRSDGMLVQSFRSVDAPRPAPQGWIWFNISSLNPSMLGAELVLFRKTLHPLPLSVTVTLHSVIASQESLKESPALEERQLTLDQRPSSGYDVFDVSGVLAAKPLEVLGFQLRYTDESGSLVLHEALTQSLYCLDRSSLSDPLLVFYQANPLQL is encoded by the exons ATGGTCCGAGGGGTGTTTGGGGTGTTTTTGGACATAACCCTGCTCTTTCTGATGGCATGCTCTGCAAGCGGCTTGTTGCTGATGGATCAGCGTAGAGATGCAGAGGACGACCAAGGGCTCAACAAAGCTATTCTGGAAATGCTGCATATCAATAAAGTGTCAGCAAGTCATCAGGCCAAAGCGCATCCTTACATGAGGAGGATTTATCAGCATCTGGACTCACTGGAGGCTCAAGACTTTGGAAGATCAGATGGGATGCTGGTGCAAAGCTTTCGAAGTGTTGATG CTCCACGTCCCGCCCCACAAGGATGGATCTGGTTTAACATCAGCAGCCTGAACCCGTCTATGCTGGGCGCAGAGCTGGTTCTGTTCAGGAAAACCCTCCACCCCCTTCCCCTCAGCGTGACCGTCACCCTGCACAGCGTCATCGCGTCGCAGGAAAGTCTGAAAGAAAGTCCGGCCCTGGAGGAGAGACAGCTGACTCTGGATCAGCGACCCTCGTCTGGGTACGACGTGTTCGACGTGTCCGGCGTTCTGGCTGCGAAGCCTCTGGAGGTGCTGGGCTTCCAGCTGCGCTATACAGACGAGAGTGGGAGTCTGGTCCTGCACGAGGCTCTGACACAGAGTCTGTACTGCCTTGACAGGAGCTCTCTAAGTGACCCTCTACTGGTGTTTTACCAGGCTAATCCTCTCCAGCTTTAA